In Myxococcales bacterium, a genomic segment contains:
- a CDS encoding agmatinase family protein, whose product MGFDPNAAAPPDSGIFGLPTAPDDARVVLVPVPWDATTSYRAGTARGPDAILEASKQVDLFDIETGKPYEAGLAMLDAEADVAAWNRTARALALPILEAGGITTPDADLEGKLARVNQFGERVNQRVYETVGRWLDKGKIVGVVGGDHATPYGAIQALSERHPGLGVLHIDAHADLRRAYEGFEWSHASIMENVTRRLDGVGKLVQVGIRDFCEEEFTRIRQSKGRIVTHFDAELADARRRGALDKRFADIARALPQKVYVSFDIDGLDPVLCPGTGTPVPGGLAFHDVSALLRAVLAAGKRIVGFDLNEVSPGDDDDEWNGNVGARVLYKLIGWTLLSQGIGRPPERLVTPSKRRPSAPRNPRRKRAVAPRAPAGRPKR is encoded by the coding sequence ATGGGCTTCGATCCGAACGCGGCCGCCCCGCCCGATTCAGGCATCTTCGGCCTCCCCACGGCGCCCGACGACGCGCGCGTCGTCCTCGTGCCGGTGCCCTGGGACGCCACGACCTCCTACCGCGCTGGGACCGCTCGCGGGCCCGACGCGATCCTAGAGGCCTCGAAACAGGTCGACCTCTTCGACATCGAGACAGGCAAGCCGTACGAAGCCGGCCTCGCGATGCTGGACGCGGAAGCTGACGTTGCGGCGTGGAACCGAACGGCGCGCGCGCTCGCGCTTCCGATCCTCGAAGCCGGTGGCATCACGACCCCCGACGCGGACCTCGAGGGCAAACTCGCTCGCGTGAACCAGTTTGGCGAGCGCGTGAACCAGCGCGTCTACGAGACCGTGGGCCGGTGGCTCGACAAGGGAAAGATCGTCGGCGTCGTCGGTGGCGATCACGCGACGCCCTACGGCGCCATCCAAGCGCTCTCGGAGCGCCATCCCGGGCTCGGCGTCTTGCATATCGACGCCCACGCCGACCTCCGCCGCGCGTACGAGGGCTTCGAGTGGTCCCACGCGTCGATCATGGAGAATGTCACGCGGCGCTTGGACGGCGTGGGCAAGCTCGTTCAAGTCGGCATTCGCGACTTCTGCGAAGAGGAGTTCACGCGCATTCGTCAGAGCAAGGGACGCATCGTCACGCACTTCGACGCGGAGCTCGCTGACGCACGGCGTCGCGGCGCGCTCGACAAGCGCTTCGCCGACATCGCCCGGGCGTTGCCGCAGAAGGTCTACGTCTCCTTCGACATCGACGGCCTCGATCCTGTGCTGTGCCCCGGTACCGGCACGCCGGTGCCAGGCGGCCTCGCCTTTCACGACGTGAGCGCGCTCTTGCGCGCCGTCCTCGCGGCCGGCAAGCGCATTGTCGGCTTCGACTTGAACGAGGTCTCGCCCGGCGACGACGACGACGAGTGGAACGGCAACGTCGGCGCCCGTGTACTTTACAAGCTCATCGGCTGGACCCTCTTGTCACAGGGCATCGGGCGACCGCCGGAGCGGCTCGTCACGCCCTCGAAGCGGCGCCCGAGCGCCCCGCGCAACCCCCGCCGAAAGCGAGCCGTCGCGCCGCGCGCACCGGCCGGTCGACCCAAACGGTAG
- a CDS encoding serine/threonine protein kinase encodes MRSLAEARNERHDPSAPRDGELIAGRYQVEGVIGTGGMGRVVAARDEAGRAVAIKLLLSPPSERVWVERFFREARAVSRINSTHVVKVIAVSSPEEETPFIVMERLRGRDFGKRLRAEGPLGLRDVADCVVQACDALACSHQVGVVHRDVKPSNLFDHANPDGSHTLKVLDFGISKARGQEEFEHTLTTSRDGMLGSPPYMSPEHIRDARSVDHRTDIWSMGIVAYQLLAGRLPFDGQSVGEVFCAVLERRFAPLSKVRPDLPPTVEAIINRCLAREPHERYQSAAELARAFAPFASPRLAAVVNQMPTATPAVTSGPALVRSTPLPSGRLDGEAHTLTLPPIVPMPQMAEFVLTADDAPATEPSLIPIGLPIDPIITTTDSLLPFDDLSAASLATAKKIRRPKRGVALAALVAVGMFGLMAIPFVLSGTSAPVTAATAIAAPAPPAPPPTPVLEALPFGAGHASPAPAAPAAAQAEPTVIATPRPTPAPFAGGRQVLRGRPKGKPAPHPQAEAKPERAPEPAKTEAPAPRPELHPNPYGM; translated from the coding sequence ATGAGATCGCTCGCCGAAGCCCGTAACGAACGCCACGATCCCAGCGCCCCGCGCGACGGGGAGCTCATCGCGGGTCGTTATCAGGTCGAGGGTGTCATCGGTACGGGGGGCATGGGACGGGTCGTGGCGGCCCGCGACGAGGCAGGCCGCGCCGTCGCCATCAAGCTGCTCCTCTCGCCGCCGTCGGAGCGTGTTTGGGTCGAGCGCTTCTTCCGCGAGGCGCGCGCCGTCTCCCGCATCAACAGCACGCACGTCGTCAAGGTCATCGCCGTCAGCTCGCCGGAAGAAGAGACACCCTTCATCGTGATGGAGCGCCTCCGCGGTCGGGACTTCGGCAAGCGGCTCCGCGCCGAAGGGCCCCTCGGGCTCCGCGACGTCGCCGATTGCGTCGTTCAAGCCTGTGACGCGCTGGCGTGCTCGCATCAAGTCGGCGTCGTGCATCGCGACGTGAAGCCGTCGAACCTCTTCGACCACGCGAACCCCGACGGTAGTCACACGCTCAAGGTCTTGGATTTCGGAATCTCGAAGGCGCGTGGCCAAGAAGAGTTTGAGCACACGCTCACCACGTCGCGCGACGGCATGCTCGGATCACCTCCGTACATGTCACCCGAGCACATTCGTGACGCGCGCTCGGTGGACCACCGCACGGACATCTGGTCGATGGGGATCGTGGCCTACCAGCTGCTCGCGGGTCGCCTGCCCTTCGACGGCCAATCGGTCGGTGAAGTGTTCTGCGCGGTCCTCGAGCGCCGCTTCGCGCCCCTCAGCAAGGTGCGCCCCGATCTCCCGCCGACGGTGGAGGCGATCATCAATCGTTGCCTCGCGCGCGAGCCGCACGAGCGGTACCAGTCCGCTGCCGAGTTAGCGCGCGCCTTCGCGCCCTTCGCGTCGCCAAGGCTCGCGGCGGTCGTCAATCAAATGCCGACGGCAACGCCGGCGGTGACCTCGGGCCCTGCGCTCGTCCGCTCGACGCCATTGCCGTCGGGGCGCCTCGACGGCGAAGCGCACACGCTGACGCTGCCGCCGATCGTTCCCATGCCGCAGATGGCGGAGTTCGTGCTGACGGCCGACGACGCGCCGGCGACGGAGCCGAGCCTCATTCCCATCGGCCTGCCCATCGATCCGATCATCACGACGACCGACTCGCTCTTGCCCTTCGATGATCTCTCGGCAGCTTCGCTCGCGACGGCCAAGAAGATCCGTCGACCGAAGCGCGGCGTCGCGCTCGCGGCGCTCGTCGCGGTGGGTATGTTCGGTCTGATGGCGATTCCCTTCGTGCTCTCGGGGACCTCGGCACCGGTGACGGCGGCCACGGCCATCGCCGCCCCGGCGCCGCCGGCCCCACCGCCGACGCCCGTGCTCGAGGCGCTGCCGTTTGGTGCTGGCCATGCGTCGCCGGCCCCGGCCGCCCCCGCCGCGGCACAAGCGGAGCCCACCGTCATCGCGACACCTCGTCCGACGCCGGCGCCTTTTGCCGGAGGCCGACAAGTCTTGCGCGGCCGCCCCAAGGGGAAGCCCGCGCCGCACCCGCAAGCGGAGGCGAAGCCGGAGCGCGCGCCGGAGCCCGCGAAGACGGAAGCCCCGGCGCCGCGGCCCGAGCTTCACCCGAACCCCTACGGCATGTGA
- a CDS encoding S46 family peptidase: MWLLSDFPSERLGRFRGFSPSKEWLEHTRLSAVRLALGCSGSFVSKHGLVMTNHHCAADCIAQLSTKANDLTAAGFTAKTQADERRCPGMEVNQLVEITDVTEQVAAATKGLSDRAYLDAQKGVVAKLEKACAKDDGARCDVVSLYRGGLYHLYRYARFQDVRLVFAPESGIAFFGGDPDNFNFPRYNLDLTFLRVYGKDQRPLEQPHYFPWSKVGPKEGELTFVAGHPGRTSRLLTLSQLAWKRDVELPNRLQWLSEKRGLLNQYASIGKEERRTSQETLHTIENGLKALRGRREALVEPAFLEKKRAAEASLRNAVESATRPELAQAKGAWDAIARAEEEAKRLFVRYAALEGSAAIDADLFGYARTLVRAAAEFEKKNEERLPEYADAKKPAIKAQLFADAPTYVGLESLLLTHGLVKLRELISPDDPAVRAVLGKKSPRDVASAAVRGTKLGSPSFRKSLFGDLAAVAKSQDPMLVLARTLDGPARAVRKEWEDKVDAIIKKNDELIARARFAAEGTSRYPDATFSLRLSFGVARGYRDGARDVPMATTFGGLFDRATGAEPFELPPRWISAGKAVDRDVPFNFVTTNDIIGGNSGSPVIDKQGEIVGLIFDGNIHSLGGDFGYEGEKNRAVAVHGRGIVHALKVVYGATRVLEELEGNTR; the protein is encoded by the coding sequence ATGTGGCTCCTCAGCGACTTCCCCTCGGAGCGGCTCGGTCGCTTCCGCGGCTTCTCGCCCAGCAAGGAGTGGCTCGAGCACACGCGCCTCTCGGCTGTAAGGCTCGCGCTCGGTTGCTCCGGAAGCTTCGTGTCGAAGCACGGCCTCGTGATGACCAATCATCACTGCGCCGCCGACTGCATCGCGCAGCTCTCCACCAAGGCGAACGATCTTACGGCCGCTGGGTTCACGGCGAAGACCCAAGCCGACGAGCGTCGTTGCCCGGGCATGGAGGTCAATCAGTTGGTGGAGATCACCGACGTCACCGAACAGGTCGCCGCGGCAACCAAAGGCCTGTCCGATCGCGCCTACCTCGACGCGCAAAAGGGCGTCGTCGCGAAGCTCGAGAAGGCGTGCGCGAAGGACGACGGCGCGCGCTGCGACGTCGTGTCGCTCTACCGGGGGGGCCTCTATCACCTCTACCGCTACGCGCGCTTTCAGGACGTGCGCCTCGTCTTCGCGCCGGAGTCAGGCATCGCTTTCTTTGGCGGCGACCCCGACAACTTCAACTTCCCTCGGTACAACCTCGACCTCACGTTCCTGCGCGTTTACGGCAAGGACCAGAGGCCGCTCGAGCAACCGCACTACTTTCCATGGTCAAAGGTCGGACCGAAGGAGGGAGAGCTCACCTTCGTCGCGGGTCACCCGGGGCGCACGTCGCGCCTCCTCACGCTCTCGCAGCTCGCGTGGAAGCGCGACGTCGAGTTGCCCAATCGCTTGCAGTGGCTCTCCGAGAAGCGAGGTCTCCTCAACCAATACGCTTCCATCGGCAAGGAAGAGCGGCGCACGTCCCAGGAGACGCTCCACACCATCGAGAACGGGCTCAAGGCCCTCCGCGGCCGTCGCGAGGCCCTCGTGGAGCCGGCCTTCCTCGAAAAGAAGCGCGCCGCCGAGGCGTCGTTGCGCAACGCCGTCGAGTCCGCCACGCGTCCCGAGCTTGCGCAAGCGAAGGGCGCGTGGGATGCCATCGCGCGCGCCGAAGAGGAAGCGAAGCGTCTCTTCGTTCGCTACGCGGCCCTCGAAGGAAGCGCCGCCATCGACGCGGACCTCTTCGGCTACGCGCGCACCCTGGTTCGCGCCGCCGCCGAGTTCGAAAAGAAGAACGAAGAGCGCCTGCCGGAGTACGCCGACGCGAAGAAGCCCGCCATCAAGGCGCAGCTCTTCGCCGACGCACCGACCTACGTCGGCCTCGAGTCGCTCCTGCTCACGCACGGCCTCGTGAAGCTTCGCGAGCTCATCTCCCCCGACGACCCGGCGGTGCGCGCCGTGCTCGGCAAGAAGTCCCCGCGCGACGTCGCGTCAGCCGCCGTGCGTGGCACCAAGCTGGGCTCGCCGAGCTTTCGCAAGTCGTTGTTCGGCGATCTCGCCGCCGTGGCCAAGAGTCAGGACCCGATGCTCGTCTTGGCCCGAACGCTCGACGGCCCGGCCCGCGCGGTCCGCAAGGAGTGGGAAGACAAGGTCGACGCGATCATCAAGAAGAACGATGAGCTCATCGCCCGTGCGCGCTTCGCGGCGGAGGGCACGAGCCGTTATCCCGACGCGACGTTCTCGCTCCGGTTGTCCTTTGGCGTCGCCCGAGGTTATCGCGACGGCGCGCGTGATGTGCCCATGGCCACGACCTTCGGTGGCCTCTTCGACCGCGCGACGGGGGCCGAACCGTTCGAGCTGCCACCGCGATGGATTAGCGCTGGGAAGGCTGTCGACCGAGACGTGCCGTTCAATTTCGTGACGACCAACGACATCATCGGCGGCAACTCCGGCTCGCCGGTCATCGACAAGCAAGGCGAGATCGTCGGTCTCATCTTCGACGGCAACATCCACTCGCTGGGCGGTGACTTCGGCTACGAGGGCGAGAAGAACCGCGCCGTCGCCGTGCACGGCCGCGGCATCGTGCACGCGCTCAAGGTCGTCTACGGAGCGACGCGAGTCCTCGAAGAGCTCGAGGGCAACACGCGCTGA
- a CDS encoding SGNH/GDSL hydrolase family protein — MRVASWLPWLLPLVTTTATLVLGHVACGGNVDAPAAATSSDAAAPDVAIDAIDDRPSPTKPTDCFADLAGPVPGPNYDRFAPKMGRHCAGTQAQSIRGVEKLVFLGDSITQGTPPTASNQIYRARVEAGVRARFGDVEVKNCARWGARMADLANDPKSGQKGQLETCFAAAVEPKRTLVVMTLGGNDVHAWSGDNLTPAEGQAVADEAAGQLRSALDWLKDKARFPNGSFVIFGNVYEYTDTTGDLSSCPAANLTGNGGVFKAGEPIVSHFEEELVRHAVETGSDVLFLLENFCGHGYHRDDPALQCYRGPGAELWFDFTCIHPTPKGHEKIAEYVLNVVDG, encoded by the coding sequence ATGCGCGTCGCGTCCTGGCTGCCATGGCTCCTGCCCTTGGTGACAACCACGGCGACCCTGGTGCTCGGTCACGTCGCGTGTGGTGGAAACGTCGACGCGCCGGCCGCGGCGACCTCCTCCGACGCGGCGGCCCCCGACGTGGCGATCGACGCCATCGACGACCGACCCTCACCGACGAAGCCAACGGACTGTTTCGCGGATCTCGCGGGCCCGGTGCCGGGCCCGAACTACGATCGGTTCGCGCCGAAGATGGGGCGCCACTGCGCCGGCACCCAGGCCCAGTCGATTCGAGGCGTGGAGAAGCTCGTGTTCCTCGGCGACTCGATCACGCAAGGCACCCCCCCTACCGCGTCGAACCAGATCTACCGCGCGCGCGTCGAAGCCGGCGTTCGCGCGCGTTTTGGTGACGTCGAGGTGAAGAACTGCGCGCGTTGGGGCGCGCGCATGGCGGACCTCGCGAACGACCCCAAGTCCGGGCAGAAGGGCCAGCTCGAGACATGTTTTGCAGCGGCCGTCGAACCGAAACGCACGCTCGTCGTCATGACGCTGGGTGGCAACGACGTCCACGCTTGGAGCGGCGACAACCTCACGCCCGCCGAAGGACAGGCCGTTGCCGACGAGGCCGCTGGCCAGCTCCGCTCCGCCCTTGATTGGCTCAAGGACAAGGCGCGCTTCCCGAACGGGAGCTTCGTCATCTTTGGCAACGTCTACGAATACACCGACACGACCGGTGATCTCTCGTCGTGCCCGGCGGCGAACCTCACCGGCAACGGCGGCGTCTTCAAGGCCGGCGAGCCCATCGTTTCGCACTTCGAAGAGGAGCTCGTGCGCCACGCCGTCGAGACCGGGAGCGACGTTCTATTTCTTCTCGAGAACTTCTGCGGCCACGGCTACCACCGGGACGACCCCGCGCTGCAGTGTTACCGGGGCCCCGGCGCCGAGCTCTGGTTCGACTTTACGTGCATTCACCCGACGCCCAAGGGTCACGAGAAGATCGCCGAATACGTGCTCAACGTCGTCGACGGCTAA
- a CDS encoding class I SAM-dependent methyltransferase has protein sequence MGDRHAYWDAVYSKKSPTEVSWYEASPTRSLELIKRAGLPPSAPIIDIGGGASTLVDELLARGHLDVTVVDAAQRALDIVAQRTRDLRPKGSAVHLEVADVTAFEPRRRFSLWHDRAVFHFLTTAADQAAYRRVLLAALADDGTAVLMTFAEGGPETCSGLPVTRWSEAALAAFFAPELSLIESGRDVHTTPWGALQAFTWVRLARRAVHMP, from the coding sequence ATGGGCGATCGACACGCATATTGGGACGCCGTCTACTCCAAGAAGAGCCCGACCGAGGTCAGCTGGTACGAAGCGTCGCCGACGCGGTCCCTTGAGCTCATCAAGCGCGCTGGGCTCCCGCCAAGCGCGCCCATCATCGACATCGGGGGCGGTGCATCGACGCTGGTCGACGAGCTCTTGGCGCGTGGGCATCTTGACGTCACCGTGGTGGATGCAGCCCAGAGGGCGCTCGACATTGTGGCCCAACGCACGCGAGACCTGCGACCGAAGGGCAGCGCCGTGCACCTCGAAGTCGCTGACGTCACGGCCTTCGAGCCGCGGCGACGCTTCTCGCTTTGGCACGATCGCGCGGTCTTCCACTTCTTGACGACCGCCGCCGATCAGGCGGCTTACCGACGCGTCCTTCTCGCGGCGCTCGCCGACGACGGCACGGCGGTGCTCATGACGTTCGCCGAAGGTGGCCCCGAGACATGCAGCGGCCTGCCCGTCACACGATGGTCTGAGGCCGCGCTCGCCGCGTTCTTTGCGCCCGAGCTGTCCCTCATCGAAAGCGGACGCGACGTGCACACGACACCGTGGGGCGCGCTCCAGGCCTTCACTTGGGTTCGCCTCGCGCGCCGGGCGGTTCACATGCCGTAG
- a CDS encoding sigma 54-dependent Fis family transcriptional regulator, which yields MAEEKVHTSDVPPVSELTQTVAASASAFRVRAVSLRILKGSEQGITARVDRPLFIIGSGQTADLRISDPGVSREHLRILLDLSGARLQDTSKNGTYIGGMRVRDATLSQDTAITIGGTTIQISIEPESIELPLSEADRFGDAIGSSTVMRHMFANLERIAGSDLTVLIEGESGVGKDLLARGIHQRSPRYDGPFVVVDCGAIPANLVESELFGHERGAFTGATESRRGMFEEADGGTIFLDEIGELPLDLQPKLLRALEQREIRRVGARAPKPVNVRVIAATNRRLAEGARTGEFRTDLYYRLAVARVTVPPLRDRTEDILPIARVILRALRGDPNADFPADFSSMLAAYPWPGNVRELRNVVERYAVFGSERGLFDRASAVARSADDDLASLTYHEARKIVLDRFEEQYLPRVLERASGVMSRAAELAGVARPSFYRMMARLRPSDPPPGGTMPPPGGM from the coding sequence ATGGCTGAAGAAAAAGTGCACACTTCCGACGTGCCTCCCGTCTCCGAGTTGACCCAAACCGTGGCGGCGAGCGCCAGCGCATTTCGAGTGCGCGCCGTCTCGCTTCGCATCCTCAAAGGCTCCGAACAAGGGATCACGGCGCGCGTCGACCGGCCCCTTTTCATCATCGGCTCGGGCCAAACCGCCGACCTTCGGATCTCCGATCCCGGCGTGTCGCGTGAGCACCTGCGCATCCTGCTCGACTTGAGCGGCGCGCGGCTCCAGGACACGAGCAAGAACGGCACGTACATCGGCGGCATGCGGGTGCGCGACGCCACGCTGTCGCAAGACACCGCCATCACCATCGGCGGCACGACCATCCAGATCTCGATCGAACCGGAGTCCATCGAGCTCCCGCTCAGCGAGGCCGACCGCTTCGGCGACGCCATCGGCTCGTCGACGGTCATGCGGCACATGTTCGCCAACCTTGAGCGCATCGCCGGCTCCGACCTCACGGTGCTCATCGAAGGTGAGAGCGGCGTTGGAAAAGACCTCCTCGCCCGCGGCATTCACCAGCGTTCGCCCCGCTATGACGGTCCGTTCGTCGTTGTGGACTGTGGCGCCATCCCGGCAAACCTCGTCGAGAGCGAGCTCTTCGGTCACGAGCGCGGCGCCTTCACGGGCGCGACGGAATCGCGCCGCGGCATGTTCGAAGAAGCCGACGGCGGCACCATCTTTCTCGATGAAATCGGCGAATTGCCGCTCGACCTCCAGCCCAAGCTCCTTCGCGCGCTTGAGCAGCGCGAGATTCGTCGCGTTGGCGCGCGCGCGCCGAAGCCCGTGAACGTGCGCGTCATCGCCGCCACCAATCGGCGCCTCGCCGAAGGCGCGCGCACCGGCGAGTTCCGCACCGACCTCTACTATCGCTTGGCCGTGGCCCGCGTCACCGTGCCGCCGCTTCGCGACCGCACAGAAGACATCCTGCCCATCGCGCGCGTCATCTTGCGCGCGTTGCGGGGCGACCCCAACGCCGACTTCCCCGCGGACTTCTCCTCGATGCTCGCGGCCTATCCTTGGCCCGGCAACGTCCGCGAGCTGCGCAACGTTGTCGAGCGTTACGCGGTCTTCGGCAGCGAGCGCGGACTCTTCGACCGTGCGAGCGCTGTCGCGCGCTCGGCTGACGACGACCTCGCGTCGCTCACCTACCACGAGGCTCGGAAGATCGTCCTCGACCGCTTCGAAGAGCAGTACTTGCCGCGCGTCCTTGAGCGCGCGAGCGGCGTGATGTCGCGCGCTGCCGAGCTCGCTGGCGTCGCGCGCCCGAGCTTCTACCGGATGATGGCGCGCCTTCGTCCCAGCGATCCGCCGCCCGGCGGCACCATGCCGCCGCCCGGCGGCATGTAA
- a CDS encoding L,D-transpeptidase, translating to MPRIALSVVVLASTLVAGCSAGREEAPGETEDALRRRVDAEWFYDGALPALSEASVVVSLKGHTVRVSGFAPGGTNVANLPHVKSTREGDRLHVDVVYPIATARPGKSNSPPGEYNFQGVRPYRPDGTAVTRDEGEHWVPWGGYPFVAYNGGIAFHGPITANDAAQTLDVPEDDVWYLQRGPVSGGCNRMAAEHIVEFTHVIGVSMRKVYVANKTYAANTPTKVTVIDDYDTIGDKLVDVDYPTWTGAVRPSLEHGSENVTMFGSWVATETPNGTDLPPSMKWEGGVRGKYYVFSEHAKTGLVCSVDKIDLPALKSFAAQKFGGELPKGFCQKRDCVVSALRSGANAKSACGL from the coding sequence ATGCCCCGCATCGCGCTATCCGTAGTTGTCCTCGCGTCCACCCTCGTCGCCGGCTGCAGCGCTGGGCGAGAGGAGGCTCCCGGCGAAACGGAAGACGCCCTCAGACGCCGCGTCGACGCCGAGTGGTTCTACGACGGCGCGCTCCCCGCCCTCAGCGAGGCCAGCGTGGTCGTTTCGCTCAAGGGCCACACGGTCCGCGTCTCGGGCTTTGCGCCCGGCGGCACGAACGTCGCGAACCTTCCCCACGTCAAGTCGACGCGTGAGGGCGACCGGCTCCACGTCGACGTCGTCTACCCGATCGCTACGGCGCGCCCCGGCAAGAGCAACTCGCCACCGGGCGAATACAACTTCCAGGGCGTGCGCCCCTACCGGCCCGACGGCACGGCTGTCACGCGCGACGAAGGCGAGCACTGGGTGCCCTGGGGCGGGTACCCCTTCGTGGCTTACAACGGCGGCATCGCGTTCCACGGTCCCATCACGGCCAACGACGCGGCGCAAACGCTCGACGTGCCGGAGGACGACGTTTGGTACTTGCAGCGTGGGCCCGTCTCGGGCGGATGCAACCGCATGGCCGCCGAGCACATCGTCGAGTTCACGCACGTCATCGGCGTGTCGATGCGCAAGGTCTACGTTGCCAACAAGACCTACGCCGCCAACACGCCCACGAAGGTCACGGTCATCGACGACTACGACACCATCGGCGACAAGCTCGTCGACGTCGACTACCCGACGTGGACCGGCGCCGTACGCCCGAGCCTGGAGCACGGCTCAGAGAACGTGACGATGTTCGGCTCCTGGGTCGCCACCGAGACGCCCAACGGCACCGATCTGCCGCCCTCGATGAAGTGGGAAGGCGGCGTGCGAGGAAAATACTACGTCTTCTCGGAGCACGCGAAGACGGGCCTCGTTTGCTCCGTCGACAAGATCGATCTGCCCGCGCTCAAGAGCTTCGCGGCGCAGAAGTTCGGCGGCGAGCTGCCGAAGGGTTTCTGCCAAAAGCGCGACTGCGTCGTGAGCGCCTTGCGCAGCGGCGCCAACGCGAAGAGCGCCTGCGGCCTTTGA
- a CDS encoding hemolysin III family protein, with translation MASQVRSPTKPLLRGVSHQVAFFVAVVATAWLVRGAPSERAAAAALVFGTSLALLLGTSALYHRIDWQPQARARMRRLDHAAIFILIAGGYTPLLWLVPSPDPGAGGGKGALLAVWLGAAVGVVKSMVWSQSPKWVTAAISLAVGWMVVGPVIDRAPAMSALSVGCVVASGVLYSLGAVVYAARRPDPVPRVFGYHEVFHALVVLASACLFVHVTLVVRGGAR, from the coding sequence ATGGCTTCACAGGTGCGCTCGCCGACGAAGCCGCTCCTTCGAGGAGTTTCGCACCAGGTCGCGTTCTTCGTCGCCGTGGTGGCCACGGCCTGGCTCGTGAGGGGCGCGCCTTCAGAACGAGCGGCCGCCGCGGCCCTCGTTTTCGGAACGAGCTTGGCGCTGCTGCTCGGCACCAGCGCGCTCTATCACCGCATCGACTGGCAGCCGCAGGCCCGCGCGCGCATGCGCCGCCTCGACCACGCGGCCATTTTCATTCTTATCGCGGGCGGGTACACGCCGCTCCTGTGGCTCGTGCCGTCGCCCGACCCGGGTGCGGGCGGGGGCAAGGGCGCCCTCCTCGCCGTTTGGCTCGGCGCTGCCGTGGGGGTCGTCAAGTCGATGGTGTGGAGCCAATCGCCCAAGTGGGTGACGGCGGCCATCAGCCTCGCCGTCGGCTGGATGGTCGTCGGCCCCGTCATCGACCGAGCGCCAGCGATGAGCGCGCTCTCCGTTGGATGCGTGGTCGCCAGCGGAGTTCTCTACAGCCTCGGCGCCGTCGTCTACGCCGCGAGGAGGCCCGACCCCGTCCCCCGGGTGTTCGGCTACCACGAGGTCTTCCATGCGCTCGTGGTGCTGGCGAGCGCGTGCCTCTTCGTTCACGTGACCCTCGTCGTCCGGGGCGGCGCGCGCTAA